The DNA window TATTACTGTATTATTGAGTAGAGactgaaatgttaatgtttaaatgttaaagGTAAGCTTACTAAGCTATAATACTCATAAAGGCAAATGAGAATATACTGTAGTATCCTTCTGCACCCATCATGTTAATGTGGTTTTTGTTTAGATTTCCCATCAGGACAGAAGCGTTTACGCTTCACTTGGAGACCAAGAAAGTGACCTCAGCGAAATATGATAAAGCCAGGCGACTGTCCAGCAGCCGTGATCCAGAAATGAGCCCTCACTTCCCCACAGAGTGGAGCATCTATTGGTGGAATGATGGCAAGTGGGAAAAGTATGAAAAAGTAAGTTACTGGTGGTGCATTATTACTACTGCCTTAGTAGGCGGCACATTATTACTACTGCCTTAGTAGGTGGCACATTATTACTACTACCTTGGCTATCTTGAAAGTTTTCTCTTGCTTCCCACAGGAAGGAAACCTAATGGCTGGACTGGTCCTAGTCTCTAAGCCTCCCATTATTAAACATGTACATTGATTGGGTAATATAATCCCATAGCTCTGCCTTTATTTATCTACCTTTTGGTTAAGGGGCTCAGTTAAGGACTGGGGCTTACCAAGAAAAACTCCTGGCTCCACAACACCCTAAAAAAGACAGTGGGTAAAGTATACTTACAGGCTGTGGATCTAGATGGTGGATAAGGGGTGGAGGGGCTTATCTAAATCTTGTCTGACTTTTTCACCTCCTGTAGGAAGTGTCCAAGGAGCTTGTGGGAGCAATAGAAGCAGGGGAGACAAGCCGTGGGTTCTACATTGGGAAGCAGCTGTACGAAGTGGACTTCAGCAGTATGACCCAGATGAACGTCACCACCAAGTTTGAACGCAGAATTCGATGGAGACCTACTTTTCGCTCGCCCTTCTCTATCAAATCAAACTTGAAGTATGAGATATTGCCATGTTCTGTGTCATTGGTCCTTTTTCCTTGTGAAAAAATGTTCTGCCCAAACTGAAGCTGTATACAATGGGGACCAAAGGTTTGAAGACACTACCAGCAAGAACTGAGTGTTTGCAATTATGATActctgtttatatttattattcaagAATACACTATTTTTTGATAAGTCAAGAAAAGTGTGTAAGTATTTATAATGTAAGGGCACTAGCAGTAGCAACATTAATGGGTAGAATGGCAGATTCGTTCAGTTAATTTGGGTGGCACAAgaaggttcaaatcccagcctggtgaactgtccagggtgtattcctgcctttcaatgcatgctgggataggctccagcacctcaaATAAGCAGGATGGATTCAATTAATAGTTGGTTTTAGTTGTTAATAACCCTGATATTTGTATAATGAGCCTTAGGTGTATACTTTTGAATGGAATAAAGGGTGtgacaatgaaaagaaaaatgaatatatcATGGGAGATGAACAGATATTCACACTGAGGTGGTGAAAatggataattgtttgagaagtggttgacaaagaggctatgaCAACATCTTGCTGGCAGGGGACAGAAGTACCATGCGAGAAAACAAGGGAGACAAACTGGTAGCATTACTTTATACCTACTGACCACAGTTAGCATGGCACAGTCCAGTATCGATTCAAGGCCATGAGGCTTATCCATGCACCAGAGCATAGTGTCTTAACCAagtgagccatccagcagcatTGTCAGTGACCCTTCTAACATTCACTGGATTATTTTTCTAAGATTACAAAATTTTGCAATAATGTAACTTTAGGATGACTTTTCTTCAAGAgtgcatttctttgaaaaactgtCTCCTTGGGAGATGGATAGAAATTAAACACATGCTTACTGGTTTTTCGTATTAGctgcatttcaaatgtaatttggtGTGAATTCAAATAGTGTGGGTACATGTGACTGCCCCTTTCTGACCTTGTTCTTTTCTGTGATCTTAAACTGCTTTTCAGGACAGTTTCGCTAGGAGAACCCCCCCGGCCTTTTGGGCAGGTTCTCCCCAGGCTCAGTGTGGATCCTCTGCAGGAGTTCAGCAGCTGGTACCCTCCTGTGTGGAATCTGAGCCCAAATCAGGGCTTTAGCCTGGTGGAGGTGCCACCCAGTGCCAAAGCCTACCAAAGCATCCACTGCCTGTTCTACAGCACCATGAATGAGACCAAGACAGAGATCATCAGCATACAGCAGGTCCAGAACATCTTTCATTGGGACAGGTATAGGAGGTAAGAGGATGTGATGAGTGAGAATTTTGGCATTCATGATTAAGTGTTGGTGTTCAGATACTGTCACCCAGTGTTTTTTCGCTGTAAAATGATCTCCGTTGAATATATGTACAGAAATTGAAACGTGTGACTTCCTGGTGTTTTAGGCAGAAGGAGCACATGCAgattcacagcacagcacacagctggtCTCTGGAGCAACATCTGTTCCATGGGACCACTGAGGATTGCGCCAAGGAGATCTGTTTGAACAACTTTGACCCACGAGTGTCAGGGAAGAACGGGGTGGTATATGGCCGGGGCAGCTACTTTGCCCGAGATGCCAGGTACTCTTTGAAATATGCAGCCAAATCAGGCGGGGGTAACCAGCACATGTTTCTTGCCAAGGTGCTGGTGGGTAATGTGACTCTTGGGAACGCTACATACTCCCGCCCACCCCGGCTCAACCCCTTGACACCAGGATATGAGCTATATGACACTTGCGTTGACAAGATTTCCGACCCCTCCATCTTTGTGGTATTTGACAACTGCCAGTGTTATCCCTATTACCTGATCAAGTACAAAGCAGTGTCTGACCTCGTCAACATCTGTGAATGAAGTGCAAGGACATTCTGAAAAACTGATTAGCCAGGATGAGTCCTGAAGTGGCACACCTTTAAGTTACTGCGTTTGGGTTTATGGTCACAGTGTGGTGATACAGTGTGAAGTAAAGATTACATCTTGTCATTGGTGAATTCAGTGCATTTGTGAAATAACTCAGTATGGAGACTGTGATCCTACTGGGATGGCCAAAATTTTGGGTGGGCTGTACTGCAACCTCTGATGTTCAAACTAATCCACTAACTGGGTTTTTTCGGTTgtagccagcagagggcagaagACTAATGAACAGGAGGATCTGCAGTTTGACAGTGAGAGGGGCAATGATGTTTATCACAATGAAAAGCATAAATGACTATTAAAAAGCATATAATTATATCAGGTTGACATGAGGTGATATGCCAGAATTATTTGTAGTTCCGATTGGTACTGTTGTAATGCATACATAACTTGAAGATCACATTATGCAATAGGttactgtgtaaaatgttaGTGGTATACTGTGAAGTACAAATAAGCACAAATAAGCACGTTTTCGGCACTAATCATCTTCTATCTGAGATCTTGCAGGCGACACAGGAAAACTTCAATAAAAATTCGTATTTTCTGCTTGACTTTCATTTTTGGAGTTAAATTGCAATCAACATTATACTAGCAGTATGTGATTTGGCGCCGCAACAGGTCCgttttcattgcttttcagAAACCACGGAAGGCatatgtttaaaattaattacatttcatcaaGAATTGCGGTGGCTATATGATTATCTGGTATTCTATTGCACATAGCTTCCCAGTCCCTAAGCCAACtatgaaattttttatttttttttattccaccaTAACTACTAGACTGTAAACGTAGCGAGCTGTAGTGCACTTATAAACATAATACACACTGAAGACCATGTCCGTGAAAGGTGCATtagtgaaaaagaaagtaaaagtaaaCCAGCATtagtgtcaaaaaaaaatattggcaaTGCATCCTATGCATCCTACGCCGGGTGTAAAATAGGCACGTCTGCACGCACTACAGCGTAGCTACATTAATCATTTATGGCGGCAGGCCTACGTATATAAAAGCCTAATTGAGAATAatcttaaaatgtaaatttgtgatGTATTCTGCGGAATTTCATCTCTTGTTGATAATACTGTTTCATCTGAAGACAGTACAGGTGTAGATTTTGTCTTCCTTAAACTATGCTATGGATCCTAAGGTTCTGTTAACGTTTTGCAAGGTACGTAAATTCCTACACCACTCACTGCGTTGCGCCGTGCACGGGCAATTGATTTGTTGTAGTCAGCTCtacccaaaaatatatattttaaaagcaatatgATCCCGGTAGCCAGAAAATAGGTTCGCGCAAAAATCTGCGCGAACCTATTTTCTAACTCTCTAACTTTTCTATACAGTTGCTATTGCGATACTACCGGACGAAAGAAGTGAATGTGGAATGCTAGCATGTGAAGTTTTTTCCACGGCAGTGATAATAGGACGATACCACAATAATCTTAATAAGTAGCCTATAATTCGTATTTGCCCGTTATGGGAATTCAGGGGAATTCTTCAGCAGAGGTTACCGGGTATTGGGATTCCCCGGGTTTTCGACTAGTTTCCTGGTTCGCATCGTGTATGACGCATCAGTAAAATGGCCAGTGCGCGTTGCTATGCGAGTCCATCCATCCGATCTCTAACCGCTTAGTCCAGGTCAGGGTCGCGGTGGAAAAGGGgtaagcagagcagcccagaggTCCCTCTTCCAGGCGACTTCCACCAACTCATACCGGGCGATCCCTGGCCAGCCTTTGGATATAATCTCTCCAGCGTGTCCTAggtctgcccctgggtctcctGCCCGGTGGCCGTGCCTGGAACACCTCCAGAGGGAGGCGCCCAGGAGGCATCCTTATCAGATGCCCGATCCACTTCAATTGATTCCTTTCAATGCGGAGCAGCAGCGGCTCTACTTTGAGGTCTTCCCGGACAGCTGAGCTACTCACCCTATCAAGTAGAGTTAACCCTGCCACCCGCTTGTATTTGGGATCTCGTTCTTTCGGTCACTACCCAATAGCCCGTGACGAAAGGTGGG is part of the Anguilla anguilla isolate fAngAng1 chromosome 7, fAngAng1.pri, whole genome shotgun sequence genome and encodes:
- the LOC118232475 gene encoding protein mono-ADP-ribosyltransferase TIPARP-like is translated as MAELLPSEVPLKKRKIEAQSPDQESSCRQVPVRLLSSTELLLQIPPNTNTSLPVWECVNATQAGVQWSETPYSITIQITPLTTQKARSNDQPVNQPQPPCQFKHVPLPVHLLPTLSGLDHNGDTDCPSVFFKLAAKTFYTKPSKYIHICDDFLTGCCPHKLSCERHHTPLPFHWQLRHWNTQQWVNISLSAQVKLEKLYCDPDQETIRLQDIFPIRTEAFTLHLETKKVTSAKYDKARRLSSSRDPEMSPHFPTEWSIYWWNDGKWEKYEKEVSKELVGAIEAGETSRGFYIGKQLYEVDFSSMTQMNVTTKFERRIRWRPTFRSPFSIKSNLKTVSLGEPPRPFGQVLPRLSVDPLQEFSSWYPPVWNLSPNQGFSLVEVPPSAKAYQSIHCLFYSTMNETKTEIISIQQVQNIFHWDRYRRQKEHMQIHSTAHSWSLEQHLFHGTTEDCAKEICLNNFDPRVSGKNGVVYGRGSYFARDARYSLKYAAKSGGGNQHMFLAKVLVGNVTLGNATYSRPPRLNPLTPGYELYDTCVDKISDPSIFVVFDNCQCYPYYLIKYKAVSDLVNICE